The Cucurbita pepo subsp. pepo cultivar mu-cu-16 chromosome LG15, ASM280686v2, whole genome shotgun sequence genome contains the following window.
ATCCCATTTAATAACTCGTGCTTACCACAGTTCGAAACTCAAACGTTTCAAAAAAAGTGGAAACAAACAAAGTTATAAAGAATCCCCAAAACAGGAAGAAGCTGATAGCATCTCCTACCTCTATCTTGACTGCCATAAGAAAGCCACATCAACCAAGGATTGCAGAAACCTAGTATTTAGCAAGCACTGAATGCATACAAGAGATAGCACTACATAATACCCAAATCACCATGAAAAACAGTAAACTTGCAATACAATAACAGTGTATAGAATATCCTCATAGCCACCCATCATCAacatagagaaagaaaagtaaatagaTACTATTCTAGCTTCTACATGAGATtaagggaaagaaaaacataaaagaagtGCGtcaatgttttcaattttccaaATGCTCACAACAATAAGCAACCTCAAGATAACAagcctaaaaataaatattactaCTGCTAGAAAGCAATGGACATATTCAACTACAGAATTACACTGCCTGATAGCACTGAGAATGAAGAGGACCCCACCATTCTCAGGATTTGTTACTATCAAGCATAATGTCTTGAGCGTGGAAAAGGATAAGATGTGCAAATATTTGGTGAGTGGGGTTAACCATGTCTGGACTGAGTGCCACCATATCCACCACCATAACCACCAGGAGTCTGTGAAGCATCAGATCTCCAGCCACCACTAGAATAACCTGAATTTCCATTAGTTTCCCCATAGCCACTCCCCATGTATCCACCAGTCATGCCATGTGACTCTCCACTTTGACCAGAACCAACGTTGCTATTTGGACCGCTTGCAGCTCGTCCACCAGAGGTTCCATATCCACCGTAAGTACCATCATTTCCACCATAATAACCCTGATTCCCGTACCCAGAAGCCCCGCTAGGAGATTGACCCCTTGGGGCAGGAGGTCCACTAGTACCTGAAGCACTCCAAGGAGCTCCAGCGCCAAAGCCTGGACTGGCACCATAGCCAGGACCACCATATCCGGGAGCTTGGTTGGGCCAAGAACTTTTCATGGCTCCCGGTGCTCCACTTAGATAACCAGCATTGACAGCACTAGGATTTCCAAATGGCCCAGCTGGACCACCAAATCCAGTATTAGCACCACCATACATACCAACACCGTAACTACCATAACTTCCATAAGGAACACCGCTATTTGGACCTCCATAACCATAACTAGATACACTATATCCAGCATATGGGGGGAAACCACCAGCAGTAGACTGAGGTTGCATATATCTATTGCCATCTGATCTACCATCGAAGTTGTTAGCATTGGTGCCAGAGGCACCATAATTTTGATAGCCTCCACGACCACCACTTCCTGGATTTGCATCTTTAGGAAGTGCTCGTTTCACCTCTACAAGTTTACCATTCAGTTCGTGAAAGCTCTTATAAAGTACTCTATCAACTGCATCTTCATTGTCAAATGTTATGAAACCAAATCCACGAGGTCTTTGAGTATTTTGGTCATACATTATCACTACATCAGTTACTTGACCATAACTTTCAAAATACTGCCGAAACCCATCTTCTGTTAGTGCGGAAGGGAGACCTccaacaaatattttcttggTCCTAAAATATCCACTACCTCCAGAACTTCTGCCAGAGTTATAAATCCCACTTCTTGAGGaagtttgttgttcttctcttGATAACGCCCTTTTCGCCTCCACCTGTGTCAACAAAGCACAACTTGAAATTGCTGAAAAGACTCAGCAAAAATGCAAATAAAGTATATCAACTCAATGTACTCACGAACCATCCTCCTTACCAGTTATAGCAAGCTaggaaatataaaattttgcaaCATTTTCAACAgcctttttaaataatcatcTCATAATGTGTCTACTGTCAGGTTGATATGTATTTCTTTCCTCACTGTCCTCGTATCTCAAACATAAATTGACTAGCACACAAAGCAATGCAAACAGACTAACAGAATTCTTTATCACTTTTAACCTGAGAAAACAATGAGACTAGTATGCCGCTTATATTCTTTACCAGGAAGTCATGTGCTAATCAACTTCTCAGGCATAAAGGTTCCTTTACAAAGTAGTGATACATTATCCTTTGgtttaaaaaacaagaagCTAATATCTGGTACAATTCAATATCAGCCGGACAGGATACTGTTCTTGAGTTCCAGGATCAAACGAATGATAAGCCACAGAACCAACATGTTGGCTGAAAAAGTATTCACGAAANATGGTTCGATCCtcttattttgatttctcGAACCGAGAGATCCATGAATCGGGATCCTAATGCATATAGATACAAATGGTCCAATGGGAGCAAGAATTTCCAGGAACATTTCATTTCTGAGCAGAAgagccattttcattttcaagtaGTGTTCGCTCGATTACGTATTAATCAATATTCGATTGATTGGTCTGAGGTTATCGATAAAAAAGATTTGTCTAAGTCACTTCGTTTCTTTTTGTCCaagtttcttctctttttgtcTAACTcacttccttttttctttgtgggTTTGGGGAATATCCCAATTCATAGGTCCGAGATCCACATCTATGAATTGAAAGGTCCAAATGATCAACTCTGCAATTAGTTGTTAGAATCAATAGGTCTTTAAATTgttcatttgaaaaaattgaaacccttcTTATTGGATGATCATGATACTTCCCAAATCGAAATTCTTGATCATTGGAGGAACAATATCActatttttgttcaataagATACCAAAGTGAATGATTGACTCATTCCATATGAGTAATCGCACGAAATCCTTTGATAACAAATGACCGGAGAAAACTACACAATTGATAAGGGTACAAATTATAGAATGATCCGCATTTCGCATTTCCGACTTCCCTTGCAGTTGAAATACGAAGGTAGTATGTATAGAG
Protein-coding sequences here:
- the LOC111811559 gene encoding heterogeneous nuclear ribonucleoprotein 1-like; translated protein: MDSDEGKLFIGGIAWDTSEEKLRDYFSHFGEVNQAVIMRDKTTGRPRGFGFVVFSDPSVLDQVLQDKHTIDGRQVEAKRALSREEQQTSSRSGIYNSGRSSGGSGYFRTKKIFVGGLPSALTEDGFRQYFESYGQVTDVVIMYDQNTQRPRGFGFITFDNEDAVDRVLYKSFHELNGKLVEVKRALPKDANPGSGGRGGYQNYGASGTNANNFDGRSDGNRYMQPQSTAGGFPPYAGYSVSSYGYGGPNSGVPYGSYGSYGVGMYGGANTGFGGPAGPFGNPSAVNAGYLSGAPGAMKSSWPNQAPGYGGPGYGASPGFGAGAPWSASGTSGPPAPRGQSPSGASGYGNQGYYGGNDGTYGGYGTSGGRAASGPNSNVGSGQSGESHGMTGGYMGSGYGETNGNSGYSSGGWRSDASQTPGGYGGGYGGTQSRHG